CGGCTCAAGATTGATCGTTCACTGGTATGGGACATCGGCAGGGCCCCGCGCAATGACTCCATCATCCGCGCCATCATCGCCCTGGCTGCGGCGCTGGAGCTGCCGCTGGTGGCTGAAGGTGTGGAAACGGATGAGCAGAGGGCATTCCTGCTGCGCGAGGGATGCCAGGCCGGGCAGGGATTCCTGTTTGCCAGGCCGTCCGCGGCGACGCAACTGCTCGCCGGCGCGCGCCCCTCATCCTGACGCGGCAACAATGCCGTGCGTGGGCATGGCAGCCCTGTGTGTGCTATCAATGAACAAACGAACGTTGCCCCGACGGCTGGAGGTGCATGATGCGTTGGCTTGCTCCCGTGCGTGGTTTCGTGTCCGGTCTGGTCCTGCTGGTGGGCCTGGCTCCCGTCGCATTCGCTCATCACGGGTGGGGCTGGGCCAGCGATGAGCTGGATGAGATGACCGGCGAGATCGCCGACGTGCGCCTGGGGAATCCCCACGGGGAAGTGGATATCGTGATCGATGGCGAGACCTGGACCATCGAAGTCGGCCAGCCCTGGCGCAATGAGCGGGCGGGCCTCTCGGAAGAGCTGCTGGAGTCCGGCAGCGAGATCACGGTGCTCGGGAACGTATCCGAACGTGAGGGCGAACGCCTGGTGAAGGCGGTGCGCGTCACCACCGCTGAAGGCCACCACGATCTCTACCCCGGCCGCATCCCGGACTCGGATTGATTGACGCGGCGCTGTCTGCCATTGAAGCCTGGGCGCCCATCGCCGCGCTCAGGAACTCCATGCTCGTCTACCCCCTGGTCAACGCCGGGCATATTCTCGGCGTGGCACTGCTGGTAGGCAGTGTGTTGCCGCTGGATCTGAGGCTTGCCGGCCTGTGGCCGCAGGTGAGACTCGTCCCGGTGTGGCGAATGCTCTCACGCACCGCGGCCAGCGGATTCCTGCTGGCGCTGCTCACCGGGCTGCTTCTGTTCGCCACCCGCGCCACGGAATACGTGGAGTCGATGCTGTTTCTCGCCAAGCTGGCGCTGATCCTGGCGGCCGGGTTGAACGCCGCCTGGCTTGCCCGCCGGTTCAGGACGCTGCTGGGGCCGTCCCCCGCCGTCGTGCGGCCTGCGGCGGTGGCGTCCATCTTCGCCTGGGTCGGTGTGCTGGTGCTGGGGCGGCTGGTGGGGTATTTCTGAGTCAGTCCCGGGCCATGCGGCGTTTCAGCCATGCAGCGGTGACCATCAGTGCGGCGATGGCACCCATCAACAGCATGGTGCCCCCGTCAATGCCTTCACCGCGCCGGACCGACTCGACGCTCCCGTAGACGGCGGCGGAATACAGGCTCCACTTGATGCCAAGGCCGATGATCGCGGCAATGATGAATCCGGTGAGGCGCAGGCGCAGAACACCCGCCGTGTAGTTCACCACCGCGTGCGGAAACCCCGGCAGAACGCGGAGCGCGCACTGGGACATTGTATCGCTGCGCTCACGCATGAAATCCACGATGCCCGCCGTCCTGCGGGCGTGGCGCAGCCGGTCGCCCAGGGTTGCGGCCACCCAGTATGCGCCGATGCAGCCGGGCACGCTCCCGGCGAGCAACATGGGGACTGCCACGGCCGGTGGGTGGAACGGGGCGATGAGCCAGAAGACCAGGCTGCCGGGCAGGGCGAGGGTCAACATCACCGCAAGCAACAGCACGCTGCCGGCGCCGACCCAGGGCTTGCGGGCGTAGTCCTGCCCGAGCTCCATCAGCTCCCGCAGCGACATCGGCTCCCACAGCGCTAGTGCCGGCCCGGCGATCAGGAGCCCGAGGAGTGCCATCACGCGCCAGTGACTCATCGCCTTGCTCCTGAGAGGGCGCCATGACCGGCAGGTAGTCCGGGCGCACCGGCGCAGGTCGGGTTCTTGCCGGCGCGGGTCAGCGCCGAGCGCCTCCGGTGCCGTGGCCCTGCACGGCCCGACCGGGCGTCGCAACGAAAAAAGCCCCGGCCGACAACGGCCAGGGCTCTCGAATGGTTGGCTCCCCGGGACGGGCTCGAACCGCCGACCCAGTGATTAACAGTCACTTGCTCTACCAACTGAG
This sequence is a window from Aquisalimonas asiatica. Protein-coding genes within it:
- a CDS encoding DUF6152 family protein, whose protein sequence is MMRWLAPVRGFVSGLVLLVGLAPVAFAHHGWGWASDELDEMTGEIADVRLGNPHGEVDIVIDGETWTIEVGQPWRNERAGLSEELLESGSEITVLGNVSEREGERLVKAVRVTTAEGHHDLYPGRIPDSD
- a CDS encoding VTT domain-containing protein, yielding MSHWRVMALLGLLIAGPALALWEPMSLRELMELGQDYARKPWVGAGSVLLLAVMLTLALPGSLVFWLIAPFHPPAVAVPMLLAGSVPGCIGAYWVAATLGDRLRHARRTAGIVDFMRERSDTMSQCALRVLPGFPHAVVNYTAGVLRLRLTGFIIAAIIGLGIKWSLYSAAVYGSVESVRRGEGIDGGTMLLMGAIAALMVTAAWLKRRMARD